One Microbacterium sp. zg-B96 genomic region harbors:
- a CDS encoding type IV pilus twitching motility protein PilT, whose translation MVADDDGVMSTAAGSRFDALMRADEVDPELRSFLDGVPGVTLPGTAPVAAPTTRRAAQPQAPIDPAPRAGDIPHVLRAQHPEVDPEFIASIKAVLDLGASDLHLVAESTPVIRVDGELQTVPGTTTWDRARVRRVIEGFVSVEQMQTFEKALELDLAYSVGDIARFRVNIFQDQRGLGAALRIIPTQIKSVVHLGLPPQLVDLAHLPRGLVLVCGPTGSGKSTTLAAIIDKANSSRAAHIVTVEDPIEFLHHHKRGIINQREVGADTHSFSEALKHSLRQDPDIILVGEMRDLETISTALTAAETGHLVFATLHTQDAGQTIDRIIDVYPSHQQSQVRTQLAATLRAVVVQTLIRRSSGKGRAVATEVMFSTPAIQALIRAGKTHQMRTAIQAGESIGMHTLDQDLARLVLSGQIEHSQAIELAQDAAEFEQLVRNRGLSRTAVDAVVPEGTRQVAGGL comes from the coding sequence ATGGTGGCGGACGACGACGGTGTGATGTCCACGGCGGCTGGTTCGCGTTTCGACGCGCTGATGCGGGCAGACGAGGTCGATCCGGAGCTGCGGTCGTTCCTCGACGGCGTGCCGGGGGTGACCCTTCCCGGTACGGCGCCGGTGGCAGCACCAACCACGCGCCGCGCCGCACAGCCGCAGGCGCCGATCGATCCGGCACCCCGCGCAGGCGATATCCCGCACGTGCTGCGTGCGCAGCACCCCGAGGTCGACCCGGAGTTCATCGCCTCGATCAAGGCGGTGCTCGACCTCGGCGCCTCCGATCTGCACCTCGTGGCCGAGTCGACCCCGGTCATCCGCGTGGATGGGGAACTCCAGACGGTGCCCGGTACCACGACGTGGGATCGTGCGCGCGTGCGCCGGGTCATCGAGGGGTTCGTCTCGGTCGAGCAGATGCAGACGTTCGAGAAGGCGCTGGAGCTCGACCTCGCGTACTCGGTGGGTGACATCGCCCGCTTCCGCGTGAACATCTTCCAGGACCAGCGCGGACTCGGCGCGGCCCTGCGTATCATCCCGACCCAGATCAAGTCGGTCGTGCACCTGGGCCTGCCCCCGCAGCTAGTCGATCTGGCGCACCTGCCGCGCGGACTGGTCCTGGTGTGCGGGCCCACCGGCTCGGGAAAGTCGACCACGCTCGCCGCGATCATCGACAAGGCCAACTCCTCGCGCGCCGCGCACATCGTCACCGTCGAGGACCCCATCGAGTTTCTGCACCACCACAAGCGCGGCATCATCAACCAGCGTGAAGTGGGCGCCGACACGCACAGCTTCTCCGAGGCGCTCAAGCACTCACTGCGCCAGGACCCCGACATCATCCTCGTGGGGGAGATGCGGGACCTCGAGACCATCTCCACCGCCCTCACCGCTGCCGAGACCGGTCACCTCGTGTTCGCGACGCTGCACACGCAGGATGCCGGGCAGACGATCGACCGCATCATCGACGTCTATCCGTCTCATCAGCAGTCACAGGTGCGCACACAGCTCGCCGCGACGCTGCGCGCGGTCGTCGTGCAGACGCTCATCCGCCGCTCCAGCGGCAAGGGGCGCGCCGTGGCGACCGAGGTCATGTTCTCCACGCCGGCGATCCAGGCGCTGATCCGCGCGGGTAAGACCCATCAGATGCGCACCGCGATCCAGGCCGGCGAGTCGATCGGCATGCATACGCTCGACCAGGATCTGGCCCGTCTCGTGCTGTCGGGGCAGATCGAACACTCGCAGGCGATCGAGCTGGCGCAGGATGCCGCCGAGTTCGAGCAGCTGGTGCGCAACCGCGGCCTTTCGCGCACCGCGGTGGATGCCGTCGTGCCCGAAGGTACCCGCCAGGTCGCGGGAGGGCTCTGA
- a CDS encoding type II secretion system F family protein, translating into MATKAKSAQWSFKGLDRTGKSVKGVLEASSEAQAIQQLKARGVMPDKLAQKGGGTGLQQEINIPGLERSPSLKDLAILTRQLATMVNAGVSILRALSIVTAQTDNAKLRRTLEEASTKVESGTALSAALEEFPRIIPPIMVHLIRAGETGGFLDRSLLMVADNFESENKLRSKVKAALTYPAVVLVIALVAVAAMLIFIVPVFDAMFTDLGGELPAVTQLLVDMSNAMPIAGPIILVVGVVSAIWWGRNKNTEAVRRVVDPLKLKVPVFGQLNTKIALTRFTRNFSTMLASGVPILQSLAIVGATSGNHVIASSLEGVQEGVRQGRPIAESLAEVDIFPEMLIQMVGIGEESGAIDTMLEKTADFYDDEVETMSSQLTAMLEPLMIVFMGGLLGFMIVALYLPMFTIFQSIQSM; encoded by the coding sequence ATGGCGACCAAGGCGAAGTCCGCCCAGTGGAGCTTCAAAGGGCTGGACCGTACCGGAAAGTCGGTCAAGGGCGTGCTGGAGGCCTCCAGCGAGGCGCAGGCGATCCAGCAGTTGAAGGCGCGCGGCGTCATGCCCGACAAGCTGGCCCAGAAGGGCGGTGGCACCGGTCTGCAGCAGGAGATCAACATCCCCGGCCTGGAGCGCAGCCCGTCGCTCAAGGACCTGGCGATCCTCACCCGTCAGCTGGCCACGATGGTCAACGCCGGTGTCTCGATACTGCGCGCGCTGTCGATCGTGACGGCGCAGACCGACAACGCGAAGCTGCGGCGCACGCTCGAGGAGGCATCCACCAAAGTCGAGAGCGGCACCGCGCTGTCGGCGGCGCTGGAGGAGTTCCCGCGCATCATCCCGCCGATCATGGTGCACCTGATCCGTGCGGGGGAGACCGGCGGGTTCCTCGACCGGTCGCTCTTGATGGTCGCCGACAACTTCGAGTCGGAGAACAAGCTGCGCAGCAAAGTGAAGGCGGCGCTGACCTATCCCGCCGTCGTGCTCGTCATCGCGCTGGTGGCGGTCGCCGCGATGCTGATCTTCATCGTGCCGGTGTTCGACGCCATGTTCACCGACCTGGGCGGCGAGTTGCCCGCCGTCACCCAATTGCTCGTCGACATGTCCAACGCCATGCCGATCGCCGGCCCCATCATCCTCGTCGTAGGCGTCGTCTCCGCGATCTGGTGGGGAAGGAACAAGAACACCGAGGCGGTGCGCCGGGTCGTTGACCCCCTCAAGCTCAAGGTCCCGGTCTTCGGACAGCTCAACACGAAGATCGCGCTCACGCGCTTCACGCGGAACTTCTCCACGATGCTCGCCTCCGGCGTGCCGATCCTGCAGTCGCTCGCGATCGTGGGTGCCACCAGCGGCAACCACGTCATCGCTTCGTCCCTGGAGGGCGTGCAGGAGGGCGTACGCCAGGGGCGCCCCATTGCCGAGTCGCTGGCCGAGGTGGACATCTTCCCGGAAATGCTCATCCAGATGGTGGGCATCGGCGAGGAATCCGGCGCAATCGACACAATGCTGGAAAAGACGGCCGACTTCTATGACGACGAAGTCGAGACCATGAGTTCGCAACTGACCGCGATGCTCGAGCCGCTGATGATCGTCTTCATGGGCGGATTGCTGGGATTCATGATCGTCGCGCTGTACCTGCCGATGTTCACGATCTTCCAGTCGATTCAATCCATGTAA
- a CDS encoding prepilin-type N-terminal cleavage/methylation domain-containing protein yields the protein MINSVSRALAKKEEGEKGFTLIELLVVVIIIGILAAVAIPVFLNMREGAWKSSVESDLSNAALAIESAITDNNGSLEGITFPAASTADEIQIMKGADVVGTITISDGNELLVEPDENAYVITGNNENIDDQNLQYNSATGGLGDWTAVAGEGEGEGEGEGEGEGEGEGEGENP from the coding sequence ATGATCAACTCTGTCTCGCGTGCACTCGCGAAGAAGGAAGAGGGCGAAAAGGGCTTCACCCTGATCGAGCTCCTCGTCGTCGTCATCATCATCGGCATTCTCGCCGCCGTCGCCATTCCGGTGTTCTTGAACATGCGCGAGGGCGCGTGGAAGTCGTCGGTCGAGAGCGACCTGTCCAACGCAGCGCTCGCGATCGAGAGCGCCATCACGGATAACAACGGCTCGCTTGAGGGAATCACGTTCCCCGCGGCTTCCACCGCAGACGAGATCCAGATCATGAAGGGGGCCGACGTGGTCGGAACCATCACGATCTCCGACGGCAACGAGCTGCTGGTTGAGCCCGACGAGAATGCGTACGTGATCACTGGCAACAACGAGAACATCGACGACCAGAACCTGCAGTACAACAGCGCCACCGGCGGACTCGGCGACTGGACGGCCGTTGCCGGCGAAGGCGAAGGCGAAGGCGAAGGCGAAGGCGAAGGCGAAGGCGAAGGCGAAGGCGAAGGCGAGAACCCGTAA
- a CDS encoding carboxypeptidase regulatory-like domain-containing protein, whose product MDDDGFTLIEVIVAMLIFTIILTGFLYTMTASLTATRDTRARIVAANLASQQIDVLRSAADAFGVTTAPPFDIELNGDTFHVRVETEWVTTTGAAASCEAGLPIASLAYNHVTVKVTWDNMREGAQPVYSDTSLTPRTKINDPALGTVLVGVVNAAGTAVAGATVSLTPAGVAAVTTGSDGCAYLLKVPPGDYTVTVSKAGHVSEQQIAEPTATVPVTAGGSSRVSFAYDRATSYIVSYGSGLPAGVRIPNNLTTTFVSTYGNFQMAAITNARTKTFSLYPVSAGYSIMAGAYAETPENPATSCLTPDPGEWIPEPSKVGTRPGAVGGEAGSAVPAAVPMGEVRLDGANGAGTSSAPRNHLKAVYVGGGAGDPGCPAGMTYTFGDVISSNKATILLPYGTWKLYRGNASSQTTQITTGIIVPSSGSVAPGVVVLDPRVAP is encoded by the coding sequence GTGGACGACGACGGATTCACCCTCATCGAAGTGATCGTCGCCATGCTCATCTTCACGATCATCCTCACAGGCTTCCTTTACACGATGACCGCGAGCCTCACCGCGACGCGCGACACCCGGGCTCGGATCGTCGCGGCGAACCTCGCGTCGCAGCAGATCGACGTGCTCCGCTCCGCGGCCGATGCCTTCGGTGTGACCACCGCCCCGCCATTCGACATCGAACTCAACGGCGACACCTTCCATGTCCGGGTGGAGACCGAGTGGGTGACCACCACCGGAGCGGCCGCGAGCTGTGAAGCAGGACTCCCCATCGCCTCACTGGCCTACAACCATGTCACGGTCAAGGTCACCTGGGACAACATGCGCGAAGGTGCCCAGCCCGTCTACAGCGACACGAGCCTCACCCCGCGCACGAAGATCAATGACCCCGCGCTCGGCACCGTGCTCGTGGGCGTGGTCAACGCCGCCGGCACGGCCGTCGCCGGCGCCACGGTGAGCTTGACCCCCGCGGGGGTCGCCGCTGTCACCACCGGCAGCGACGGGTGCGCTTACCTCCTCAAGGTGCCGCCCGGCGACTACACCGTCACCGTATCCAAGGCCGGGCACGTCAGCGAGCAGCAGATCGCCGAACCGACCGCGACGGTCCCGGTCACAGCCGGGGGATCGTCCCGAGTCAGTTTCGCCTACGACCGTGCGACCAGCTACATCGTCTCCTACGGATCCGGGCTTCCCGCCGGCGTGCGCATCCCGAACAATCTGACCACCACGTTCGTGTCGACCTACGGCAACTTTCAGATGGCAGCCATCACCAACGCGAGGACGAAGACGTTCTCGCTCTACCCCGTTTCGGCGGGATACAGCATCATGGCGGGAGCCTACGCAGAGACACCCGAGAACCCCGCCACTAGTTGCCTTACACCGGATCCCGGCGAGTGGATCCCGGAGCCGAGCAAGGTGGGAACGCGTCCCGGTGCAGTCGGGGGCGAAGCGGGGAGCGCCGTGCCTGCGGCGGTGCCGATGGGTGAAGTCCGCCTGGATGGCGCCAACGGCGCCGGCACCAGTTCGGCGCCTCGTAACCATCTCAAAGCCGTGTATGTCGGCGGCGGCGCCGGGGATCCCGGATGCCCCGCGGGGATGACCTACACGTTCGGCGACGTCATCAGTTCCAATAAGGCCACTATTCTTCTGCCGTACGGCACGTGGAAGCTGTACCGCGGCAACGCCTCGTCGCAAACCACCCAGATCACGACCGGCATCATCGTCCCCTCCAGTGGCAGTGTGGCGCCGGGGGTCGTGGTGCTCGACCCGCGGGTGGCGCCATGA
- a CDS encoding type II secretion system protein, translating to MTLIELVVAMGVFGILLTLVVSMFVGAARLFSDQQGAIDNSRLASTSMNEVTRIIRAGTEIPVPGSTVKKPVFAYAGAEKIIIHSFIDAGTSADPPPVRVEFARNSGNELIETRWAAHHEPVGSTYWAFASAATSSRPIARSLTPVTAGAPLFRYYDQNGGVLSPPAGASLTIDQIRTIASVQVTMRVQADASGRVEPVSIQNMVGIPNLGVARVDVHG from the coding sequence ATGACGCTCATCGAACTCGTCGTGGCGATGGGCGTCTTCGGCATCCTGCTTACGCTCGTGGTGTCGATGTTCGTCGGCGCGGCGCGCTTGTTCAGCGATCAGCAGGGGGCAATCGACAACAGCCGCCTGGCGTCCACTTCGATGAACGAGGTGACCCGCATCATCCGCGCTGGCACCGAGATCCCGGTGCCCGGCAGCACCGTCAAGAAGCCCGTCTTCGCCTATGCGGGCGCGGAGAAGATCATCATCCATTCGTTCATCGACGCGGGAACCTCGGCGGACCCGCCGCCGGTAAGAGTGGAGTTCGCGCGCAACTCCGGGAACGAATTGATTGAGACCCGCTGGGCCGCGCACCACGAGCCTGTGGGCAGTACGTACTGGGCCTTCGCGTCCGCCGCGACGTCCTCGCGTCCGATCGCGCGATCGCTCACCCCCGTCACAGCCGGCGCACCGCTCTTTCGTTACTACGACCAGAATGGCGGGGTGCTCTCGCCGCCCGCCGGTGCCAGCCTTACGATCGATCAGATCCGCACCATCGCGAGTGTGCAGGTGACGATGCGGGTGCAGGCCGACGCGAGCGGGCGCGTCGAACCCGTCTCGATCCAGAACATGGTCGGCATTCCCAACCTCGGCGTCGCACGCGTGGATGTGCACGGATGA